Proteins from a single region of Desulfolutivibrio sulfoxidireducens:
- a CDS encoding TMEM165/GDT1 family protein → MDWKLLVTTFGTLFLAELGDKTQLACVLLAADSKKPWTVFVGSSMALVTVSLIGVVFASLICQYIPPEIMKKVAAVGFVIMGTLIYFDKL, encoded by the coding sequence ATGGACTGGAAGCTTCTGGTCACGACCTTCGGGACCCTGTTTTTGGCTGAACTGGGCGACAAGACGCAGTTGGCCTGCGTGCTGTTGGCGGCGGACTCAAAAAAACCCTGGACCGTGTTCGTGGGCTCCTCCATGGCCCTGGTGACCGTCAGCCTCATCGGCGTGGTGTTCGCCAGCCTCATCTGCCAGTATATTCCGCCGGAAATCATGAAGAAGGTGGCCGCGGTGGGTTTCGTGATCATGGGCACGCTGATCTACTTCGACAAGCTGTGA
- a CDS encoding YcgL domain-containing protein, whose amino-acid sequence MIFAIHQSRKNPTTYVFLRERDDLSPLPEGIREELGKVRFLRMSREKEAETPAIASKYQEIVQGLGDRGYHLIVWASQDSNIKRG is encoded by the coding sequence ATGATCTTCGCCATTCATCAAAGCCGCAAGAATCCCACCACCTACGTGTTCCTGCGGGAACGCGACGACCTCTCCCCGCTGCCCGAGGGCATCCGCGAGGAGCTGGGCAAGGTCAGATTTCTGCGCATGTCCAGGGAGAAAGAGGCTGAGACTCCGGCCATCGCCTCGAAATACCAGGAAATCGTGCAGGGGCTCGGGGACAGGGGGTACCACCTGATCGTGTGGGCCTCCCAGGATTCGAACATAAAGAGGGGATGA
- a CDS encoding ZIP family metal transporter produces the protein MSGTFETLHPTVQALLAGCFTWGVTALGAALVFFTRTVNKRLLDLMLGFAAGVMIAASFWSLLAPAIEMSDGSFVPAVVGFLAGGLFLRLIDAILPHLHLNMPLKKAEGIHTTWRRSVLLVLAITLHNIPEGLAVGVAFGGAAAGLPSASLAGAMALALGIGLQNFPEGLAVSAPLRREGFSRLKSFWYGQMSGAVEPLFAVLGATVVVVARPILPYALAFAAGAMIFVVVEEVIPESQAGGNADWATLACMAGFAVMMALDVGLG, from the coding sequence ATGTCCGGCACCTTCGAAACCCTCCACCCCACCGTCCAGGCCCTTTTGGCCGGATGCTTCACCTGGGGCGTCACCGCCCTGGGCGCGGCCCTGGTCTTTTTCACCAGGACCGTCAACAAACGCCTGCTGGACCTCATGCTCGGCTTCGCCGCCGGGGTGATGATCGCCGCCAGTTTCTGGTCGCTTCTGGCTCCGGCCATCGAGATGTCCGACGGCTCGTTCGTCCCGGCCGTGGTCGGATTCCTGGCCGGGGGACTTTTCTTGCGCCTGATCGACGCCATCCTGCCCCACCTGCACCTGAACATGCCGCTCAAAAAGGCCGAGGGCATCCACACCACCTGGCGCCGCAGCGTGCTTTTGGTCCTGGCCATCACCCTGCACAACATCCCCGAGGGCCTGGCCGTGGGCGTGGCCTTCGGCGGCGCGGCCGCCGGCCTGCCCTCGGCCTCCCTGGCCGGGGCCATGGCCCTGGCCCTGGGCATCGGCCTGCAGAACTTTCCCGAGGGCCTGGCCGTGTCCGCGCCGCTTCGCCGGGAGGGTTTCTCACGGCTCAAGAGTTTTTGGTACGGGCAGATGTCCGGGGCCGTGGAACCTCTTTTCGCGGTGCTCGGGGCCACGGTCGTGGTCGTGGCCCGGCCCATTCTGCCCTATGCCCTGGCCTTTGCCGCCGGGGCCATGATCTTCGTGGTGGTGGAGGAGGTCATTCCGGAGTCCCAGGCCGGGGGCAACGCGGACTGGGCCACCCTGGCCTGCATGGCCGGCTTCGCGGTGATGATGGCCCTGGATGTGGGGCTCGGGTAG